From the genome of Glycine max cultivar Williams 82 chromosome 2, Glycine_max_v4.0, whole genome shotgun sequence, one region includes:
- the LOC100792641 gene encoding WAT1-related protein At5g40210 produces the protein MQGAGITFVMVVAQVLSVGLNTLIKASMSKGMSIFVYVAYSNLLGFCFLLLATTIRHRNRAPTPINNSILFRIFVLGLLSVTIQTLIYTGLGYSSPTLTSTMEDIVPAYTFIIAIICRMERLDLKLQSCQAKSIGTVVSIAGALIMTLYKGLPMTIDVMPNNAFLSSQQSKWLLGGFLLAVGCFCGSVSLVIQTWTIKDYPEELMLITISSSFSVILSFIVAFIAEENPKAWILKLDMELVCIFYSGIVVMSTRNVVYVWACRKKGPVYVAMFSPLGIVIALAMGIVFLGDALYLGSIIGAAIIAIGFYAVIWGQAQQETMAYEKYGTSSSIISSSPSSEAPLLPNKIKDTSSFV, from the exons ATGCAAGGCGCAGGGATAACCTTTGTAATGGTTGTGGCACAGGTCTTGAGTGTGGGTTTGAACACTCTCATCAAAGCATCAATGTCCAAAGGGATGAGCATTTTTGTTTATGTTGCGTATTCAAACCTTCTCGGATTCTGTTTTCTGCTCCTAGCCACCACAATTCGTCAcag AAACAGAGCTCCCACACCGATCAATAATTCCATACTCTTCAGAATTTTTGTTCTTGGCTTGCTCAG CGTCACCATACAGACGCTTATTTATACTGGACTTGGGTATAGTTCTCCCACTCTGACGTCAACCATGGAGGATATTGTTCCAGCTTATACTTTCATAATTGCCATTATTTGCAG GATGGAAAGGTTGGATCTAAAACTACAAAGCTGCCAAGCAAAATCCATTGGAACTGTGGTCTCAATTGCTGGAGCATTAATTATGACCTTATACAAGGGGTTGCCTATGACAATTGATGTGATGCCAAACAATGCTTTTCTATCATCTCAACAGTCCAAATGGCTACTAGGAGGATTTCTCCTTGCAGTTGGTTGCTTCTGTGGTTCAGTCTCGCTAGTTATTCag ACATGGACTATCAAAGACTACCCTGAGGAGCTAATGCTGATAACCATTAGTTCCAGTTTTTCTGTTATCCTATCTTTCATTGTCGCTTTCATTGCAGAAGAAAATCCTAAGGCATGGATACTTAAACTTGATATGGAGTTGGTGTGCATATTTTATTCA GGCATTGTTGTGATGTCTACACGAAATGTGGTGTATGTATGGGCGTGTCGAAAGAAGGGCCCTGTATATGTTGCCATGTTCAGTCCTTTAGGGATTGTCATTGCACTTGCCATGGGGATTGTATTTTTGGGAGATGCTCTATATCTTGGAAG CATCATAGGAGCTGCTATAATAGCTATTGGGTTTTACGCTGTAATATGGGGTCAGGCTCAACAAGAAACAATGGCTTACGAAAAATATGGGACCAGTAGTAGCATTATCTCATCATCGCCTTCTTCTGAAGCCCCTCTATTGCCGAACAAAATCAAAGATACAAGTTCTTTTGTATGA